The following is a genomic window from Saccopteryx bilineata isolate mSacBil1 chromosome 4, mSacBil1_pri_phased_curated, whole genome shotgun sequence.
ATTTGGAGGAGAAATTTCAAGGACAGAATAAGTGCAAAATGCCTGTGAAACATGTAAAACTTAAAGTCCTTTTCAAGAACAGGGAAATAACCCAAGGGTGTATCAACAGAGGAATGGTTTGAGAATGAAGGAGGGGATAATTATATTCTCTCCATGCATTGGCCTGACCGCTGCCAACTAGGTGAGTGGTGAGTGAAGGACCTGTAGTGATGTCCCATTGGGAATACTGAGTTGCCCAGGACAAAAAAGAGATGGCAAAGGGGCAGGTGAGGGGACCACTGTACATCTCTGAGGATAAAGGGGACGGCATGTTTTCTGCAGCCCTGGGAGACTGAAGTGGGATCTGTATTTACCTGCTTTAGTAAGAGGTTTCAGCTTCTGAACACAAGTGCTTGGTCATCAGAGCTATCCAAAAATTGAGTAGGCTACAGTTGGAGTGGTGAGCTTCCTGTTATCAGAGGTATGTAAGAAAAGATGGGAATGGTGTGGAGGGATCCTAGCTTCCAAGGTTTTTAAAATCCCAGTCAGCCCTCAGTTCTTGGCTCTTCTCTGCTGCTAAAGCAAGCACAGGGCACAGCCCCAACTTCCTCTCCCTCACGCTCCCTGACTTGCCCAGGTGTCTTGGGCGTTATTCACAGCACTTCCGTCCCAGAGAACTGCTGTAGTGAGCTGCACCACAagcccctgcccctggccccTATGGGTAAGGGGTACAGAGTGAGACGGAAACCTCACACACCAGAGGAAGCACACACCTAGTGCTTCCTGGCTAATTCAGACCCAGCAGCTAGCTAGACGACCATGACAAACGGTTTTCCTGAGTCTGTGCCTTCATCTGGAAAGTGAAGATAATAGTAGTAAACAAAGTTCTAAGCCTAACCAGGGGAGGcattctccttcccccacccccaatttaGATAGCCCCTGCTCTGAGCCaggactattctttttttttttttttttctgaagctggaaacggggagagacagacagactcccgcatgcgcccgaccgggatccacctggcacaaccaccaggggcgacgctctgcccctccggggtgtcgctctgccgcgaccagagccactctagtgcctggggcagaggccaaggagccatccccagcgcccggaccatctttgctccaatggagcctcggctgcgggaggggaagagagagacagagaggaagggggggggtggagaagcaaatgggcgcctctcctatgtgccctggccgggaatcgaacccaggtcccccgcacaccaggccgatgctctaccaccgagccaaccggccagggccaagactattctttttttttttttttttttcatttttctgaagctggaaacagggagagacagtcagacagactcccgcatgcgcccgaccgggatccacccggcccgcccaccaggggcggtgctctgccccccagggggcgatgctctgcccatcctgggcgtcgccatattgcgaccagagccactctagcacctgaggcagaggccacagagccatgcccagcgcccgggccatctctgctccaatggagccttggctgcgggaggggaagagagagacagagaggaaagcgcggcggaggggtggagaagcaaatgagcgcttctcctgtgtgccctggccgggaatcaaacccgggtcctccgcacgctaggccgacgctctaccgctgagccaaccggccagggccaagactattCTTGATGTAATGGAACAAAGAACACCTCCTTCCCTTGTGAAGTTTACGTTCTGTTGGGAAAAGAGTCAGGACAATTGATACAGACAATACACGAAACCTGTCTAGCAAGAGACTCTCAACAAGTGACCTTCCTGGGAACCAGGGACGTGAGCAGCACATCCCAGCCTGTGGTGGAGCAAGGTCGATCATAGCTGGAGAACGTGGCGTAGACAGTGACTCTATCTGGGTGGGAGTGCGGGGACAAAGAGATGTTGCTTGAAAGTTCCCGGGGCTCAGCCGTCTGAGTGCTCATTCTTACCAATGCCCCACACTTACTCTTTGACCCTGGGCTTAGCCCATAGCCCATTTTTTGAGACGCATGCTGTGTGATAAGGGTACCTTAGTGAGCTGAAAAAGGTTCCTGCCAGCTTTCCCCCTGCCTGGACCTTACTGTATAGTGGGGGCATCAGGCAGAAAGTACATGAAATAACAGGAGAGAAAGAAGCGtttggaagaaaatgaaacaaaatgtctTGGGTGAGGAGAGTGATCAGGGTGGACCTCTCAGAGGACCTCTCAGTTGTGTTGGAGCTGAGGCCTTGAAGGACAGGAGGACCTGGGCAGAGTCTTCTAGGAAGAGGGCATAGCAGGTGCCAAAAGTCCTGGAGCAGGGAGGAACCTAGATGGCTCTGTGAAGTGCCTGCACAGTGCAGCACCTGTCACTCAACACCAGTTAGCTACTGTTACTATGTGATTGACCATTGCTGAATATCTTGAAGCCAATACTGGAGTATTGTAACAGCCCTTTATGAAATGAGTGAAAATGCAGGATTTTATCTACGCTTTCCTCGTCGCTGTGTAAACTGCATACTCCCTTTGGAGGGGTGGGAAGATGTGAGGTCTTTTCAGATCTCCTGGAGTTGTCTGTCACCGGTTGGTATAGCCAGTCACCCTTGTCCTGCAGAACCTCAGAGGTTGGCCGGAAGCGGAAGGCAGAGGAAGATGCGGCGCTGCAGGCCAAGAAGGCCCGTGTGTCAGACCCCGTTAGCAGCTCAGAGAGCTCAGAGGAGGAGGAGTCAGAAGCGGAAACAGCCAAAGCTGGTACGAACCTCGTGTGCTGGTTACTACTGGGATGGGGGCATCATTGGTGCTTGAGGGGGCTTAGCCCAGGGCCCGGCAACTTTCAGGAATAGGCTATAGGTATTGGGTTATTCCAGGGGGTCCCACCTCCAGCGTCTCCTTCAGTGAGCCCTGGGAAAACCAGAACCTTCCTTGGGGAAGATCGGAAGGGCCTACCTATCTGTTTAGGTATCTTTTTGAGCCCTTCCTCTGTATTGAACATTGCTCGGTGCCTTCTTGGTAGCATGAATCAGGACTGCAAGCCAGTCCTGACTTTTTGCTCTGGGGGCTTCAGCATCTCATTAGCAGGGACTTCATCGAGGGGCCATGTAGCTTTCATTTTGCCTCTGTGCTCCCAGTGGGCGTGGCTAGCACCACACGAGTTCTTCCCACGAATCAGGGTTCAGGCTcagctccttctccagcactgggCAGCCCCACCAGTCCTTAAGTGAGCAGCTGAAACCTGTCTGCTGTTCTTAGATGAGAAAGCTCGCCTGGCTCACCCAGCGGGTGTTTGTGTCTTGCAGCTCCAACGCCAACGTCCACCAACTCCTTAGTCGCAGGGGCAGTTTTGCCATCAAGcataaaagaaaaagccaagGTGAGTGGGACCAAGCTATTACCCATAAGAGTTAAAGTGCCCTATAGGGGACAGTCTCGACCTTTGTCAGAGAAGGATAAAGTTATATGAGTAATTGCCTAACCTGGATTCAAATCTCATCCCCTAAGTTACCAGCTCTGTGATCTTGGTGAGTCCTATCACTActatgaacctcagtttccttttctgtaaaaataattatgaaataatgataataaccaCAACAAACTAGAAGTCACCACCTAGCCGTTAACAACTGTGTTCCCAGTATGGTAACCTggttctctccccacctctgaaGGGAGGCACCATGTTTAGCCCCACTTCATAGGTGAAGAAACAGAGGCCTAGGGAAGTGCTTTGTCCAGACTCACACGCTCAGAAGTCGTAGAGCTGAGTTCAGATGTGGTCTGTTCTTCGTTCACTGGCTGCACCCGAGTGTACCTGTCACTTGTTCTCTGTAGGCAAAGACCGAGAAAGTCAACAAGACAGTGAACTCCACGTCACACCCGGTCCCCGGGAAGGCAGTGGCCCATCTCCTCTCTGGGAAGTCTCCCAGAAAGTCAGCAAATACCATCTTGGCCTCAGAAACTGCGTCGTCAGGCAGCGTCCCAGGCCTCAGGACCATTGCCAAGCCTGGTGAGAAGCACCGAGTGTGGGCTGGGTGCAGGCCTGGGGACTGCTTTGTCCGACTCGGACGCTCTGGAAGTCAGAGGCTTGTCTCCATGCAAGGAGGGCCCCCTACCTCAGACCATTTTCCCCTCCCCTTGTTGAGGGAGAGTCAGCCACAACAGCACCAGGCTTTGCCGAGTTGAGCAGCATGGAGGGTGGGGGAGCATTTTCTGGTTATTGCGCCCAGGTGGGTACAAGGCCCACCTCGGAGGCTGAGACTAAACTGAGAGGCCTGGGTTTGCCTCTTTCTCGTGTGAAatgcctgtgtgccctgcctgcctCTGCAGTGGCGGAAGGAGATCTTTCTAAGCTGGCACATGTGTTGGAACCTATTATGCCTTACGAGGGCCTCGGAGGTGAACGGAAATAGGGGCACGAGTGGAACACACCTCAGCTGTGGGTCTTCCAGGGCCGGTAGAGCTGCAGTGAGGCGAGCGCTCGGCagctggccctggtcagttggtgtGGTAGGGTCTGGGAAGGTGGCCTTCAGCCCTCCCTGTTCATCCTTCAGGAGTGGCATCAGCGGGCCAGGTCGAAAGCTCCAGCGAGGACACCTCCAGCTCGAGTGATGAGATGGACGTGGAGGTAATCATGACCCATCCCCAGGAACTGCCCTCTGCAGACCTTTGACCCTCCCTCCCGGGAGCCTGGCTTCGCAGACCAGTGGGACCAGACAGTTCATCAAGTGTTTCAGGGTGACTGGGAGCTGGAAAGGCTGAGGCCTGGGGAACGGGGGCggtggggggtaggggagagCCAGGTGCTGCTCATTACAGCTGGGCCTGAGAAGGGGCTAGAGTTGTTGCGGGGAGACCCTATCCTGCCTGTGAGACGAAAGCTTCCTGGGAGAGGTGTcactggagcagggccttgacaCATAGAGCCCTTCATCAAGCGAGGGATATAAGGGGAAGGTGCTCACACAGGAAGAGCTGCATGAGCAAAGGCCCAGGGGCAGGAGGGTGGCCATCCTGGGGTGCAGTCGGGGGGAGTGGGGTGAGCCCACTGGCAAATGCCAGTCCAAGGCACCTGGCCAGAGATGGGGAGGTCTTAGTCTGTGGGCTTGTCTCTTCTCTGAATTGTGACCTGAGGGTCATTTCTTGCTGTGCATCTGCCAAGTGCCCAGCCTAGGTGCAGTGGTGAGCAAGACGGGCAGGGTTCCTGTCGCTCTGGGGCCACGGATGGTCCCTCTGAGGTTTAACTACAGTAGTGATGGTTACTAGGAAGGGGAAAGGTAGAGAGCCATGAGGGGCAGTGACGGGAGCATGATGTAGTCAGAGGTGACAGCATGgccagagacagggacagagttcGGTGCTTTTAAGGAACGCTGACCTACATTgtgagtggggaggagagggatgtaAGGTAGGTGGGGTCATCGGGCCAGATCCACTGCTGGCCATGAGGACCTCCGGCAGGAGTTGGGGTTTTATTCTCGGGGCTGTGAGAAGCCATTGTAGGGTTTCACGCACAAAGGCAAGATAACCTGATTTATGTTTCATGAAGTTCACTGGTTGTATTCTGGTTTGGAGGACAGAATGAAAATAGACCGTTGAGGGGCTGTTGGAGAAGTGCTGGCGGCTGGCACCAGGGGCCCTGTAGAAAGATGTTGGAAGGGGAACTAGCAGGATTCAGGCATTGATTGGCCTGGTGCCTGGAGTACTTCCCACCTGTCCTCCTGCCTCTCGTGGTCACCGtctccccacctccatccccacCTCTGGGCCCAGCCACAGCTAGCCATGAGGCTGCCCGGGAAACCAGCAGTTAAACACGTGGCCTCAGTGGGCAGAGGCCGGTGCAGGGCTCCAGCAGAAGGAGTTTGGGGTTGAGAGGATGGCTGCCGCAGAGCCCCAGGGCCCAGTGATGTCTCACTGATAGCGTGGGTGGAGGTAGGGCCCTGCCTGCGGGGAACGTCGGACCTTTAGAAGTCTAAGGAAGCCTAGAGGGGGAAGGCCCGTGCCCAAGGTACACAGCAAGCCAGTGACAAGGTTGCTTTTCAGTCACAGGCCTCCTGGCCCTTGGGACGACCACCGTGACCTGATACTGGAGTTGAAGAGGCAGACGGGAGGGCTTTCCATTTGGGGAAGGGCTGCCCCTTGTGCTGGACCCTGTGTGCTAGGTGGCAGAGGGGCACAGTGGTTGAAAGTTCTGTCCCCAAAGCTACACAGACATGGGTTCCATGCACAGTTCTGTCTCTTAATATTGGTCCTGAGTGGGTTAACCTCTCAGAGCCACTTGTTCTTTTCTGGGAAGCAGGTCTAACAGTGGTGTCTGCCGCGAGTTGTTTGAGAGGGCTTTATAAACCATGAAGTGGCGATCCCCTTCTGGGGTAAAGATGATTGACTATTCCTTCCCTAATTCTGTCCTCTTGTTCCAGGCGAAACTCTCAGCaaaaccaccacaggtcaaagcCTCACCAGTCCCGCCCAAAGAGGTGCCAGGCAAAAGGGCAGCCCCCGCTCCTGGAAAAGCAGGGAATGTGACACCTCAAGTCAGAGGAggtgcccccaccccagctgaCAGGGCCAAGAAGCCCGAAGAGGACTTGGAGAGCAGCGAGGAGGACACCGAGAGTGAGGAAGAGGCCCCTGCAGGGAAACCCGGCCAGGTGAGGCCCCCACGGCCCTGGCTATGTAATGAGCACCTCCTGCCAGAGAAGACTCTCCTTGGAGCGGGTCAGCCATACACGGTGCCTGTGCTCACAGCTTTCTCGGGGATGGGGCAGCCCAGCTGGGCCACGCTGTGACGCCCTGTGTGCAGGGCTGTGGTGGGCCAGTGCAGGAGCATCAGGGACAGCCGCCAGAAGGAAGGAACTGTTGTCTGTCTGGGACCCAGAGGATGGTGTGGTGCCAGGGCGTGTAACACCTCGGGAATTAAAGCGTGTGGAACTGATAGGCCTGGTCAGAGCATCAGTCACGGGAGAGCCCCACTGAGGCCGCAGCCTTACCCTGAAGGTGTCGCCAGGGGGTCTTCAGGAAGAAGGGAATAAATTGCCCTTTCTCTTTTACTAGGTGAAGGCCTCAGAGAAAATTGTCCAGGTCAGAACATCCtcagcccccgcccccgccaagCAGTCCCCCAGGAAAGCGGCTGTCCCAGCACCCCCTGGGAAGGCAGGGCCTACGGTTGCCCAGGCCCAGGCAGGGAGGCCGGAGGAGGACTCGGAGAGCAGCAGCGAGGAGTCGGACAGTGACGGGGAGGCTCCGGCTGCCCAGACCGCACTGCAGGTGAGACCTGGGCAGGAAGAGCCTGCAGCCTGTGCCGCTCCCCAGAGCACCTGCGGGGGACTTGGTCTCCCAGTGGACGAGAGCATGGACGTGTGTGTGGGGCTGTGGGGTGTTGTCACCCTATGGGGGTCTCTTGTCTCCTCACATCCACTGCCTGCCCTGATTGTGCTTCTCTAGGTCCAAGCAAAGCCCTCGGGGAAAACGCCCCAGGTCAAAGCTGCCTCAACCCCCGCCAAGCCGTCCCCCAGGAAAGCGGCTGTCCCAGCACCCCCTGGGAAGGCAGGGCCTGCGGCTGCCCAGGCCCAGGCAGGGAGGCCAGAGGAGGACTCGGAGAGCAGCAGCGAGGAGTCGGACAGTGACGGGGAGGCTCCAGCTGCCCAGACCGCATTGCAGGTGAGGACTTGGTCTCCCAGTGTACGAGAGCCCTGGCGTGCTCAGAGCCCTGTCCCACCTCTCTCAGTGTGGTGTGTGGGGCTGTGGGGTGTCGTCACCCTATGGGGTCTCCTGTCTCCTCACATGCACCCTCCAACTGCCTGCCCTGATTCTGCTTCTGTAGGTCCAGGTGAAGCCCACGGGGAAAACGCCCCAGATCAAAGCTGCCTCAGCCCCCGCCAAGCCGTCCCCCAGGAAAGCGGCTGTCCCAGCACCCCCTGGGAAGGCAGGGCCTGCGGCTGCCCAGGCCCAGACAGGGAGGCCAAAGGAGGACCCGGAGAGCAGCAGCGAGGAGTCGGACAGTGACGGGGAGACACCGGCTGCCCAGACCGCACTGCAGGTGAGACCTGGGCACGGAGAGCCTGCAGCCTGTGCCGCTCCCCAGAAGGCCTTCCGAGGACTTGGTCTCCCAGTGGACGAGAGCCCCGGGTGTGCTCAGAGCCCTGTCCCACCCCTCTCAGTGTGCTGTGTGTGGCTGTGGGGTGTCGTCACCCTATGGGGTCTCCTGTCTCCTCACATGCACCCTCCAACTGCCTGCCCTGATTCTGCTTCTGTAGGTCCAGGTGAAGCCCACGGGGAAAACCCCCCAGGTCAAAGCTGCCTCAGCCCCCGCCAAGCAGTCCCCCAGGAAAGCGGCTGTCCCAGCACCCCCTGGGAAGGCAGGGCCTGTGGCTGCCCAGGCCCAGGCAGGGAGGCCGGAGGAGGACTCGGAGAGCAGCAGCGAGGAGTCGGACAGTGACGGGGAGGCTCCGGCTGCCCAGACCGCACTGCAGGTGAGACCTGGGCAGGGAGAGCCTGCAGCCTGTGCCGCTCCCCAGAGCACCTGCGGGGGACTTGGTCTCCCAGTGGACGAGAGCCCCGGCGTGCTCAGAGCCCTGTCCCACCTGATTGTGCTTCTCTAGGTCCAAGCAAAGCCCTCGGGAAAAACCCCCCAGGTCAAAGCTGCCTCAGCCCCCGCCAAGCAGTCCCCCAAGAAAGCGGCTGTCCCAGCACCCCCTGGGAAGGCAGGGCCTGCGGCTGCCCAGGCCCAGACAGGGAGGCCGGAGGAGGACCCGGAGAGCAGCAGCGAGGAGTCGGACAGTGACGGGGAGACACCAGCACCTGTTACCTCAAACCTGGCTCAGGTGAGGCTGGAGGACACTACCTGGCCTGTGTGCTGGCTGCGGGGCTTCTCCCCCACTGCACCTAGAGCCCTGGCTTCCCATTTACCCTCCTCGCCTTCAGTCTCACCTCACACACATTCCCTCTGTGAGCCCCCCGCCCTAATCCTGGCCTTTGTCACTCCCAGGCAAAGCCTTTAGGGAAAAACTCCCAGGCCAGAGCCGCCTCAGCCGTGGGACCCTCTGGGCGAGGCACTGTCCCAGCAccccctgggaaggcaaggtctGCAGCCACCGTGGCCCAGACCTGGAAGAGCAGCAGCGAGGAGGAGTCAGACAGCGAGGGCCGGCCACCGGCCACTGTGGCCTTGGCCCAGGTGGGGTCCCTGCCTGTAAGGCCTTTCTTCCCCTACCCCCTACAGTGacagcctcctccctctctgctcaCTGCGACCGCTTGCCCTCGGTCTCTTGTGTCCCTGCACACAGACGCTTTGGCTCCCTCCCCTGATCCTGAGTGTCTCATCCCAGGCACAGTCTTCTGGAAAGGCTCTCCAGGTGAGAGCTGCCTCAAGTTCCAGCAAGGGGCTCCATCAGAAGGCAGGGCCTGCAGCCACCCAGGTCAAAGTCAAAAAGTCCAAGGAAGCCTCGGCAAGCATCAAGGAGGAGTCCAACAGTGAGGTGGAGGAATCTGCGGCCATGCCTTCAGCCCAGGTGAGGCCGCGACACGGCCTGACCCTGAGTGACCCATACCCTGACCCTGAGTGACCCACACTGGGCAGCTCCCACAGGGAGCTGTGGGGAAGGACAGCAATGAGCTTCACCCTAGGACAGATGGAGGCTAGGAATGCAGGATTCTTCTCTAGCTTCTAACTTCTGTGTCCTCTCAGTCAAAAGCAGCCATGAAAACTCCTCAGACCAAGGCCTCCCCAAGGAAGGGCACTCCCATTACCCCTGCATCTGCCAAGGCCCCCCCAGTGCAGGTGGGCACACCAGCCCCTTGGAAAGCAGGAGCAGCAGCTTCGCCAGCCTGCACGTCATCCCCAGCTGTGGCCAGGAACGCCCAAAGGCCAGAGGAGGCCTCTTCAAGCAGCGAGGAGTCAGAGAGTGAGGAGGAGACGGCTCCTGCCACAGCAGGGAAACAGGTGAGGACAAGGGTGCTTCACTGACTCAGGGCCAGCCCCCCATGGTCTTTGGGGTTCCTGTGACAGTCCTCTCTCATGCCATTACAGGCTAAGCCTTTGGGGAAAAGCCTCCCAGCGAAAGCTGCCTCGGCACCCCCAAAAGGGCCCTCGGAACTAGGAACCACCCCGGTACTCTCTGGGAAGGCACGGCCTACAGAGGCCCAGGTCAAAgctgagacacacacagactcagAGAGTAGTGAGGAAGAGTCAGACAGCGAAGAAGCCACCTCGGCTCTAGCCCAGGTGAGGCCTAGCACAAGCCAGCCCATCCATccccctcagtgcctgggccagggctgagaatggGCTTCTCTGGGCTCTGTCATCACAGAAGTCTTGGGCAGCCTCAGCTCAGCCTCATTCCCCACTTTTGCTCTATCCCCTGCCCATCAGGGCTCCTGCGTGGCCTTTTGAATTCCCACTAATGTCCCCTTTGCTTTCCGTAGGTTCTGTTGAGTAGCTTGTCAGCCAGGTACTCTCCTCTCTGGGGCTCCCGTGGCCCTGCCTTCGGGTTTCAGCCTGGGAGGGGGGTGTGGGCCTGTACGCAGGTGATTCCAGCATGGTGGGGTCGGGCAGCGGTAGGGGGTGCGTGCCTGGGCTAATAGAGCGTGGCAAGTGACAGCATCCAGGGCTTTCTCCCGAGGGGAGGCCTCTGGGAGGAAGTGGCATCGAAACTGGGCTGAGCTGGCCAGGTGACAGTGGGGTGTTCCAGAGAAACCCCAGCCTCTGCCAAgcccaggggtgggagagtgcCCGGCCTGGGGGAGTTGCCCCAAACAGCATTCTGGTGGGGTCACTGCGGAGACAGTGTGGTAGGGGCAACCAGTGGTGGGCTTGGTGTATGCGTTCAAGTCCCTAAAAAGTGATGTTTACTCTTTACAGATGTTTACtcttctgtaaatttttttttttgagtgggttttttttttgtttgtttttttgtatttttctgaagctagaaacggggagagacagtcagacagactcccgcatgcgcccgaccgggatccacccagcatgcccaccaggggcaacgctctgcccaccagggggcgatgctctgcccctccggggcttcgctttgcctcaaccagagccactctagcgcctggggcagaggccaaggagccatccccagcgcctgggccatctttgctccaatggagccttggctgcgcgggaggggaagagagagacagagaggaaggggggggggggtggagaagcaaatgggcgcttctcccgtgtgccctggccgggaatcgaacccgggtcccccgcacgccaggccgacgctctactgctgagccaaccggccagggcctactcttcTGTAAATTTAAAGTCAACACTTGCAGGGTTGAAAATTTAATAAGGTCTCACATGCCACACCCAGCGAGAGGCTGCTCACAGCCAGCTCTGTCTGCCTgcagccagggcctgtgcagcAGAATTGGGAGTCATTGTCCAGCCGGGAGGAACCCGGAGAAGTGGAGATAGCTTATGCCCTGCACTCACCCACTCACTGTTCACTGTTTAtaattgtctctctctctctctctctctctctctctctcacacacacacacccaataaCCACTCAAATGAGTCATTCTTCACAGATGTCTATGGATTTTTTTTCGTTCCCCTCTACTGTTACCTTGTGGGACCCAAGGTCCTGTGATTCCTCAGCTGAGGTTTTAAACTCTGTGGGCCCTCCTCGCGTCTCAGCTCAGCAGGCTCCTACCCCCTTTTCCCAAGCTGCAGACACGTGCCCGAGCAAGTTCAGTATGCCGATCACTTAAATATGTGTCTTGCCACCTGTCCCATGAGGCAGGTGTTCATTTGCGTTGGTTTCCAGGGAAGGAGATTGGAGTCGAAAGTTGTTGTTTGGTGACCTGCTCCAGTCCAGCCTCCCAGTGAGGGCCTAGCCTTTTGCCCATCTCACTTCTCCTGCCACAGCTTGGCCACAACGTTTCCAGCCCCAGAAATGGTCATGGTTTGGGGCCTTACTTTCTCTCAGGGTGAAAAGTAGAGAAGCTAATCCCTCTCTAAGGGCTTAGCGTATAGCCTGATGCCCTGTCGGACATGgtgcctttcctccttccttgctTCAGGAGGTCTGAAGAGCCTCTGCTAAAACGGGTGGGGTCTTGTTGACCACCCCCCTTGTCCTTGCCTTCATCTGCAGCATGAGAGTGGTAACCATGCCTCTGTTGTGGGATTatgatgaggattaaatgaggtaaccCTTGTATTGCCTCAACCTCAAAGTGCTATTCATACTACCTGGGTTTCACACTGCTCGGCTTAGCTGAGGTCAGAAATGAGTCAGTCTCTGGTCTGCTCAGTGACAGCTGCTCAGCTCTAAGTAAACCATCCATTTGGGAACCATGGtccaaaaaaaagtaggaaaggcAAGGGTTGGTTTTCGAAAAACAAAGGTGCCATAGACTCAGGAAGGAGATTATTCAGGACTTACATGCCCTTGTGTGATCTGGGCTGAATAAGTGGTGGGATGTCTGCTAGGCCTACCTTTTCGTGTTGATCTTACATCCTGTGACATTTTACACTTCCGTATCAGATCTGTAGCTTTTGTAGATTCTACACATGCAGGGCACATCTGCAAATaaggacagttttactttttcctttctgttctagatgtcttttatttctttttcttgccttattgctctgactagaacctcCAGTACCATGTTGAATGGTAGTGGTGAGAGCAGGCATCCTCACCTTGTTTCTACTCTTAGGGGTAAGCCTTTAGTTTCTTTCCGTTAGGTATGATGTCAGCTGTAGGTTTTCATAGATGCCCTTTATCGGATTGAGAAAGTATCCTTCTAGTGCCAGTTTGTCAAGAGTTCTTATCATGAGTTGGAGTTGGGTTTTTGTCATATTtgtcacagtctttttttttttttttttttttttttttacagaggcagagatagacagggacagacagacaggaacggagagaaatgagaagcatcaatcatcagtttctcattgagcgttgcgacttcttagttgttcattgattgctttctcacatgtgccttgaccgtgggccttcagcagaccgagtaaccccctgctagagccagcgaccttgggtccaagctggtgagctctttgctcaagccagatgagcccgcgctcaagctggcgacctc
Proteins encoded in this region:
- the TCOF1 gene encoding treacle protein isoform X2 gives rise to the protein MAEARKRRELLPLIYQHLLQAGYVRAAREVKEQSCQKSFPTQPVTLLDIYTHWQQTSEVGRKRKAEEDAALQAKKARVSDPVSSSESSEEEESEAETAKAAPTPTSTNSLVAGAVLPSSIKEKAKAKTEKVNKTVNSTSHPVPGKAVAHLLSGKSPRKSANTILASETASSGSVPGLRTIAKPGVASAGQVESSSEDTSSSSDEMDVEAKLSAKPPQVKASPVPPKEVPGKRAAPAPGKAGNVTPQVRGGAPTPADRAKKPEEDLESSEEDTESEEEAPAGKPGQVKASEKIVQVRTSSAPAPAKQSPRKAAVPAPPGKAGPTVAQAQAGRPEEDSESSSEESDSDGEAPAAQTALQVQAKPSGKTPQVKAASTPAKPSPRKAAVPAPPGKAGPAAAQAQAGRPEEDSESSSEESDSDGEAPAAQTALQVQVKPTGKTPQIKAASAPAKPSPRKAAVPAPPGKAGPAAAQAQTGRPKEDPESSSEESDSDGETPAAQTALQVQVKPTGKTPQVKAASAPAKQSPRKAAVPAPPGKAGPVAAQAQAGRPEEDSESSSEESDSDGEAPAAQTALQVQAKPSGKTPQVKAASAPAKQSPKKAAVPAPPGKAGPAAAQAQTGRPEEDPESSSEESDSDGETPAPVTSNLAQAKPLGKNSQARAASAVGPSGRGTVPAPPGKARSAATVAQTWKSSSEEESDSEGRPPATVALAQAQSSGKALQVRAASSSSKGLHQKAGPAATQVKVKKSKEASASIKEESNSEVEESAAMPSAQSKAAMKTPQTKASPRKGTPITPASAKAPPVQVGTPAPWKAGAAASPACTSSPAVARNAQRPEEASSSSEESESEEETAPATAGKQAKPLGKSLPAKAASAPPKGPSELGTTPVLSGKARPTEAQVKAETHTDSESSEEESDSEEATSALAQVKASVKTPQTKASPASSTRVSSAKGAASAPGKVVTAAALAKQGSLAKVKPPAVGKAVATAAQAPGPVEDDSESSEDETDIEGAASAQAKPSGKTTQVRAASTPTKGSPKKGPAALLPGKTGPTAAQARQRQEVSDSSSEESASAGEAPGTATPAQKESNSKTAKKKALAPAPPKKSAEGSSESSDEELPASQVIKTPLIFVDPNRSPAGQAATPRLAQAASARREARASENTARSSSSESEDEDVVPATQCLTSATRTNVVTVPTAHPRTAVGSSRVTDGKKQETPATQVTKRNLANLPLTQAALKVLAQKASEAQPPAARTPSSSGIGSALQTLPVASPQDTPVQARVTNKLRKPKVPAVQRATAPALGRPKAEASETSDGSDSSSSSSEGPAPSKNETLVEETTAESSEDEPSQSLLSGYVTPGLTPANSQAAKTTPKPDPKSSVFSAAATKDAPENKQEVQPQQAAGPVSPKTGSIEARSMPQKPGKGAADPQATALALQSVIAKRLLGEPWPLNEAQAQASVVKVLTEVLEQERRKAAEAAGQGGGKGRKRKLSGDQAAARAPKSKKKKQQPAARDGGEGAISSAKAPGTTKGKPKGDAASGDRKKKEKEAPGPQGAKDKREGEPETVTAKGGEPANPKSKKEKKSDKKKKDKEKKEKKKVKKASAKDPDLQLQKKKKKKKAAQETD